A single genomic interval of Psychroserpens sp. NJDZ02 harbors:
- a CDS encoding AbaSI family restriction endonuclease — protein sequence MTELDYIIKQISKTNKKNFENYVVTRIWHGINQSDIKFTTQQYVNRPNGHALTDMYFPQFSLHIEIDEPFHNKQKELDINRETDIIEATNHKIERVQITNDINFINEQVDKIIENIKDFRLAKINNDTFKPWDLEQEFNPNFHREKGYLDIEENPEFRTILDASNCLGQNYKGVQRAWFKSKVYENHNLWFPKFYENADWDNKMVEDGKTIIEKCKIEGRKDNHYYDLINSPIKRIVFPRSIDNLGFILYKFKGIFVTDKERSSPENGMVYKRIDTRFEMKK from the coding sequence TTGACAGAATTAGATTATATAATTAAGCAGATTTCCAAAACGAACAAAAAGAATTTTGAAAATTATGTAGTCACACGAATTTGGCACGGAATTAATCAAAGTGATATCAAGTTTACCACTCAACAATATGTAAACCGACCAAATGGACACGCATTAACTGATATGTATTTTCCACAATTTAGCTTACATATCGAAATTGACGAACCGTTTCATAACAAACAAAAAGAACTTGACATAAATAGAGAAACTGATATAATTGAAGCTACTAATCATAAAATTGAAAGAGTCCAAATAACTAATGATATTAATTTCATTAATGAACAAGTTGACAAAATTATTGAGAATATAAAAGATTTTCGATTAGCAAAAATTAATAACGACACATTCAAACCTTGGGATTTAGAACAAGAATTTAATCCAAACTTTCACAGAGAAAAAGGTTATTTGGACATTGAAGAAAATCCAGAATTTAGAACAATTTTAGATGCAAGTAATTGTTTAGGACAGAATTATAAAGGTGTTCAACGAGCTTGGTTTAAAAGTAAGGTTTATGAAAATCATAATTTATGGTTTCCGAAGTTTTATGAAAATGCTGATTGGGATAACAAAATGGTTGAGGACGGAAAAACTATAATAGAAAAATGTAAAATAGAAGGCAGAAAAGACAATCATTATTACGATTTAATAAATAGTCCAATAAAGAGAATTGTCTTTCCAAGAAGTATTGATAATTTAGGTTTCATTTTATACAAATTCAAAGGAATATTTGTAACCGACAAAGAAAGGTCAAGTCCTGAAAATGGAATGGTTTATAAACGAATTGACACTCGATTTGAAATGAAAAAATAA
- a CDS encoding alpha/beta hydrolase produces MIFCNPLFSRKLEPKERIENKPDHIISSKIMGKDYLIHMSFPKNYSIKDTITYPVLYVLDGKSTYRYFNPSNIDYEKIEDVILVGISHKVNGIASRINRFYDYTPSLDTITASKIEENFGVQKGTIKTGGAGEFLQCLKKEIIPFIDKHYKTNFDRGISGHSLGGLFTAFCFLNSDGYFTRFGINSPSLQWDEEKLLAQAILKFTKNETWDIKPTKVFFSTGENENPNMVSNMIKFSLNLKKSNYENVDMNWRIYRNESHGSVIPSSLNGTMTTLYGKK; encoded by the coding sequence ATGATTTTTTGCAACCCTTTATTTAGCCGAAAATTAGAACCAAAAGAGAGAATAGAAAATAAACCTGACCACATTATTAGCTCTAAAATAATGGGGAAAGATTATTTAATACATATGTCTTTTCCAAAAAACTATTCTATTAAAGACACGATAACTTATCCCGTTTTATATGTTTTGGATGGGAAAAGCACTTATAGATATTTCAACCCATCTAATATTGATTATGAAAAAATCGAAGATGTGATTCTCGTAGGAATTAGTCATAAGGTTAATGGTATAGCATCTAGAATTAATAGATTTTATGACTACACACCATCGCTCGACACAATAACCGCAAGTAAGATTGAGGAAAATTTTGGTGTTCAGAAAGGAACAATAAAAACTGGTGGAGCTGGTGAATTTTTACAATGTCTTAAAAAAGAAATAATTCCATTTATTGATAAACACTACAAAACAAATTTTGATAGAGGAATTTCAGGACATTCATTAGGTGGTTTGTTCACAGCATTCTGTTTTTTAAATTCTGACGGTTACTTTACCAGATTTGGTATAAATAGTCCTTCATTACAATGGGACGAAGAAAAATTGTTAGCTCAGGCTATTCTTAAGTTTACTAAAAATGAAACTTGGGACATTAAACCGACTAAAGTGTTTTTTTCTACAGGAGAAAATGAAAACCCTAATATGGTTTCCAATATGATAAAGTTCAGTTTAAATCTTAAAAAAAGTAACTACGAAAATGTTGATATGAATTGGAGAATATATAGGAATGAATCTCATGGGTCAGTAATTCCGTCAAGTTTAAATGGCACAATGACAACCTTATATGGAAAAAAATAA
- the ltrA gene encoding group II intron reverse transcriptase/maturase gives MIENVLAATNLYKATRQVERNKGASGVDGMKTTKLSKYILENRSIVLSTIRENRYTPKPILGVSIPKGQGKTRLLGIPTVVDRWLQQAVSQQLMVHFEYDFEPVSYGFRPQKNIQKAVLQAQTYINSGYQDIVDIDLKGFFDQVDHCILLQLIYHKVKCPTTLRLIRKWLRVPILINGRLKKRRKGIPQGSPISPLLSNIMLDVLDKEMKSMGLRYVRYADDFSVYAKSKSEAKQIGNKLFVFLRDRLKLPINKAKSGLRRPLNFELLGHGFVPVYKKGVKGQYALVVAKNSWAKFKRNLKSITKKTKPMSLLERLERLNQVCRGWMTNYRLTNIYAKSKKLDEWLRNRLRYCIWHDWKKLERKRKNLIQLGVEAGQAYAWSRTRMGGWAVAQSPILKTTITTSRLKRKGYKPLLDYINNTQTSIW, from the coding sequence ATGATTGAAAACGTATTAGCAGCGACAAACCTTTATAAAGCAACACGACAAGTGGAGCGCAATAAAGGTGCGAGCGGTGTAGATGGTATGAAAACAACGAAGCTTTCTAAATATATATTAGAAAACCGTTCAATAGTACTATCCACCATTCGAGAAAACCGCTATACTCCAAAACCAATATTAGGGGTAAGCATTCCAAAAGGACAAGGTAAAACTAGACTTTTAGGAATACCCACAGTAGTAGATAGATGGCTACAACAGGCGGTAAGTCAGCAATTAATGGTTCATTTTGAGTATGATTTTGAACCTGTTAGTTACGGTTTCCGTCCACAAAAGAACATCCAAAAAGCAGTACTACAAGCTCAAACGTATATCAATTCAGGTTACCAAGATATTGTAGATATTGATTTAAAAGGATTCTTTGACCAAGTAGACCACTGTATTTTACTACAACTTATTTACCACAAGGTAAAATGTCCAACCACCTTACGGTTAATCCGAAAATGGCTAAGAGTTCCCATTTTAATAAATGGAAGACTCAAAAAGCGCAGAAAAGGAATCCCGCAAGGCAGTCCAATAAGTCCCTTATTATCTAATATTATGTTAGATGTATTGGACAAAGAAATGAAAAGTATGGGCTTGCGTTATGTGCGCTATGCTGATGATTTTAGCGTTTACGCTAAAAGTAAAAGCGAGGCGAAACAAATAGGAAACAAACTGTTTGTCTTTTTAAGAGACAGACTTAAATTGCCTATAAATAAAGCCAAAAGTGGCCTGCGTAGACCTTTAAATTTTGAGTTACTCGGACATGGTTTTGTACCCGTTTATAAAAAGGGTGTGAAAGGACAATATGCATTAGTGGTAGCTAAGAATAGTTGGGCAAAGTTTAAACGTAATCTAAAAAGTATCACCAAGAAAACCAAACCGATGTCGTTGTTAGAACGTCTTGAACGGCTTAACCAAGTCTGCCGAGGTTGGATGACTAATTATCGCTTAACAAACATCTATGCAAAAAGTAAAAAGCTAGATGAATGGTTAAGAAATCGATTACGCTATTGTATTTGGCACGATTGGAAAAAACTAGAACGCAAGCGTAAAAACTTGATTCAATTAGGTGTAGAGGCAGGACAAGCTTATGCTTGGAGTAGAACCAGAATGGGAGGTTGGGCAGTAGCTCAAAGTCCTATTTTAAAGACTACCATCACAACTTCTAGGCTTAAACGAAAAGGGTATAAACCTTTGTTAGATTATATTAATAATACGCAAACTTCAATTTGGTGA
- a CDS encoding ATP-binding cassette domain-containing protein, with translation MNQPYKHYTVEYNNLIHQDHWLPRLLSGSYQIQGLEGKKGVLFSNSILEKFILAEEKHDIFKLTSGKNRRLRTFSTGEQRKALLSFLLQQNPDFIVLSNPYEGLDKTSVSLLKKQLLSLSKKIPTIFMVNRQDDLLPIITHVIQFNKDQLKAVIPIEDYHLKKSVFIFDKDIPPAITVYKDMPEVLVELKDVNVSYNDSPILHNINWTIKKNEFWKLTGPNGAGKTTLLALIYGNNSKGYGQEVYLFGKKKGTGESVWDIKQRIGYISPSMLELFKLSHTVEQMIVSGFFDSIGLYQTPSTLQSNAAAKWMEVLNLSKEKNTPFLKLPSATQLLILIARAMIKHPPLLILDEPLINADDTGAALIIALINKIAKESATSILFVSHRYESNIQTDFTYQLSPTPNGSVGIKTSQNMPKSKN, from the coding sequence ATGAACCAACCCTATAAGCATTATACCGTTGAATATAATAACCTTATACATCAAGATCATTGGTTACCTCGTTTACTTAGTGGCTCATATCAAATACAAGGCTTAGAAGGAAAAAAAGGTGTTTTGTTTTCAAATTCTATTTTAGAAAAATTTATTTTAGCAGAAGAAAAACATGATATCTTTAAATTAACTTCTGGTAAAAACAGAAGACTTAGAACATTCTCCACTGGCGAGCAAAGAAAGGCATTACTTTCTTTTTTACTTCAACAAAACCCTGATTTTATTGTCCTATCTAACCCTTACGAAGGTTTAGACAAAACCTCTGTATCCCTATTAAAAAAGCAATTATTATCCTTATCTAAAAAAATACCTACCATATTTATGGTTAATAGGCAAGATGATTTATTACCCATAATTACACATGTCATTCAATTTAATAAAGACCAACTTAAAGCAGTTATACCTATTGAAGACTACCATTTAAAAAAAAGTGTTTTTATTTTTGATAAAGACATCCCGCCAGCAATAACAGTGTATAAAGATATGCCTGAGGTGTTAGTAGAACTGAAGGATGTAAATGTGAGTTATAATGACTCTCCCATTCTACATAATATTAATTGGACGATAAAAAAGAATGAATTTTGGAAATTAACAGGTCCAAATGGCGCTGGTAAAACGACGCTGTTAGCGCTGATTTATGGCAATAACTCCAAGGGGTATGGTCAGGAAGTCTATCTTTTTGGTAAGAAAAAAGGCACAGGGGAAAGTGTTTGGGATATAAAACAGCGCATTGGCTATATTAGTCCTTCTATGTTGGAATTGTTTAAACTAAGCCATACCGTAGAGCAAATGATTGTTTCGGGCTTTTTTGACAGTATAGGCTTGTACCAAACCCCTTCTACTCTACAAAGTAATGCGGCAGCCAAATGGATGGAGGTATTAAATTTAAGTAAAGAAAAAAACACGCCTTTTCTAAAATTACCCTCAGCCACTCAACTATTAATATTAATAGCCAGAGCCATGATTAAACACCCACCTTTGCTAATCTTAGACGAACCTTTAATTAATGCAGATGATACAGGTGCAGCTCTAATTATTGCTTTAATAAATAAAATAGCAAAGGAAAGTGCAACAAGTATTTTGTTTGTTTCACATCGATATGAGTCTAATATTCAAACCGATTTTACTTATCAGCTTTCTCCCACACCAAATGGATCTGTAGGTATCAAGACATCCCAGAATATGCCTAAATCAAAAAATTAA
- a CDS encoding YARHG domain-containing protein, giving the protein MKNTLILYVIVFSLFACKENKKDNTTLLNNPNVISSDDVFAKNKLEGKTVEELRILRNEIFAKKGYIFKDSILNNYFLDQKWYKPNKNAQIVLSSSEKKTIELIKEAEIKLLKFNTPKGYQLVTKSDANGRPINQIAYDFDNDGIEDIVSLGKNIKNETEHTLFIYLSSKTKFERIKLNSNADFRIFPFQLELKKGEISYGFCEDGTSALCRTFTLKYNSKVKTFQLINYVSSYRIMYGHLSKEINLISGTYNVIKEASTITDSDNIIKTSNKGKQETKVITSDLINPKLYNYLDAIGNQFEEDVAIDDYGYQLTDCSTEIIRKLQLEFDFGALNYIGDSHVFIKELKDFVKGIDSEHFSNSDHIKFSKSYYLHRNWVLDYIKEDECEDEIVLIYDELNKTFTIQINNCALVKEDEEVIHTSEQSTFIEFKIGKNCSYSFYRISAAG; this is encoded by the coding sequence ATGAAAAACACTTTAATTTTATATGTTATAGTCTTTTCTTTATTTGCTTGTAAAGAAAATAAAAAGGATAATACGACACTACTTAATAATCCAAATGTAATATCTTCTGACGACGTTTTTGCAAAAAACAAATTAGAAGGCAAGACCGTTGAAGAACTTCGTATACTTCGGAATGAAATATTTGCTAAAAAAGGATATATTTTTAAAGATTCTATTTTAAATAACTACTTTTTAGATCAAAAATGGTACAAACCAAACAAAAATGCACAAATAGTACTTTCTAGTTCAGAAAAGAAAACGATTGAATTAATTAAAGAAGCAGAAATTAAACTACTCAAGTTTAATACTCCAAAAGGGTATCAATTAGTTACAAAAAGTGATGCAAATGGGCGCCCTATTAATCAAATAGCATATGATTTTGATAATGATGGTATAGAAGATATTGTATCACTAGGAAAAAACATTAAAAACGAAACGGAGCATACATTATTTATTTATCTAAGCTCTAAAACAAAGTTTGAAAGAATAAAGTTAAACAGTAATGCCGATTTTAGAATATTTCCGTTTCAATTAGAGCTTAAAAAGGGCGAAATCTCCTATGGTTTTTGTGAAGATGGAACGTCTGCATTATGCCGTACGTTTACACTAAAATATAATTCAAAAGTTAAGACTTTTCAATTAATTAACTATGTTTCATCTTATAGAATTATGTACGGACATCTCTCAAAAGAAATAAACTTAATATCTGGAACTTATAACGTTATAAAGGAAGCTAGTACCATAACCGATTCTGATAATATCATAAAAACTAGTAATAAAGGCAAGCAAGAAACTAAAGTGATCACTTCCGACTTGATTAACCCTAAATTATACAATTACTTAGACGCTATTGGTAATCAATTTGAAGAAGATGTAGCCATTGATGACTATGGCTATCAATTAACCGATTGCAGTACAGAAATCATTAGAAAATTACAATTAGAGTTTGACTTTGGAGCCCTAAATTATATTGGAGATAGTCACGTTTTTATTAAAGAATTAAAAGATTTTGTAAAAGGAATTGATTCCGAACATTTTTCAAATTCTGATCATATAAAATTCTCGAAATCTTATTACTTACATAGAAATTGGGTTTTAGATTATATTAAAGAAGATGAATGTGAGGACGAAATAGTCTTAATCTATGACGAGCTAAATAAAACCTTTACAATCCAAATTAATAATTGTGCTTTAGTTAAAGAAGATGAGGAAGTAATACACACATCGGAGCAATCAACATTTATTGAATTTAAAATAGGAAAAAATTGTTCCTATTCATTTTATAGAATAAGTGCAGCGGGATAA
- a CDS encoding DUF4832 domain-containing protein, with translation MKIYITTNLIKKFFPFLLFFISQTIVMGQTVTYEASNNVIANPERGLQKYSITSNNYATTLGANNLSVATLNNWKTSTDKVTVVYRYFILDAFLNSDINATYLNNIQTDFDNIRTSGLKIITRFSYSNAQSTAPQQPSKSQILAHISQLAPLLETNKDIFFSMQAGFIGTWGEWYYTNSSEFGTDGNITSTQWLNRKEIIEAMLAAAPPEIPIQVRYAGIKTNMYGNTMLTEQTAYLNTANARIGFYNDAFLNNYGDQGTYSVSNECTNPVETTEYNYVANETKFLPMTGETNGLNPCNDGFRTTSDNAINEMNLTHWTTINRDYYIPFWEDIISSNAYDDILKQLGYRFVLNASTVTTNTTGFDISLNISNVGFARPFKQRDVFLIIKNTATNVITTEVIDTDIRTWENTVSITQDFNLDAEGTYQLYLWMPDNAPALKNNPDYSIQFANNNTWETATGYNTLLQTITFQTLGVDQFLDDNKTVIYPNPASNFITIALNHDKEQNIKIFNIHGQLVKEASIYNNHKLNISELANGMYFITLLNDKSPTLKFIKH, from the coding sequence ATGAAAATTTACATTACAACCAATCTTATAAAAAAGTTTTTTCCCTTTTTACTTTTTTTTATCAGTCAAACCATAGTTATGGGGCAGACTGTGACTTACGAAGCTTCAAATAACGTTATAGCAAATCCCGAAAGAGGTCTGCAAAAATACTCAATAACATCTAATAATTATGCTACAACTTTAGGTGCGAATAACCTTAGTGTTGCTACATTAAATAATTGGAAAACTAGCACCGACAAAGTGACGGTTGTCTACCGCTATTTTATTTTAGATGCATTTCTAAATTCAGATATAAACGCGACTTATTTAAATAACATCCAAACCGATTTTGATAATATCAGAACATCTGGTCTTAAAATAATCACTAGATTCTCTTATTCAAATGCGCAAAGTACAGCGCCTCAGCAACCTTCAAAATCTCAAATATTGGCACATATTTCTCAACTAGCACCTTTATTAGAGACTAATAAAGATATCTTTTTTTCGATGCAAGCTGGTTTTATAGGCACTTGGGGAGAATGGTATTATACAAACTCGTCAGAATTTGGTACAGATGGTAATATCACGTCAACACAATGGTTAAATCGTAAAGAGATCATAGAGGCTATGTTGGCGGCAGCTCCTCCAGAAATCCCTATCCAAGTTAGATATGCAGGTATTAAAACCAATATGTATGGCAACACGATGCTTACTGAGCAAACAGCCTACCTTAATACCGCAAATGCTAGAATAGGTTTTTATAACGATGCTTTTCTAAATAATTATGGAGACCAAGGCACCTACTCTGTTTCTAATGAATGTACTAATCCAGTAGAAACAACAGAATATAACTATGTAGCAAACGAAACAAAGTTTTTACCTATGACTGGGGAAACTAATGGATTAAACCCATGTAATGATGGCTTTAGAACGACCAGTGACAATGCAATAAATGAAATGAATCTGACCCATTGGACAACCATTAATCGCGATTATTATATCCCTTTTTGGGAGGACATCATTAGCTCTAATGCTTATGATGATATATTAAAACAATTAGGGTATCGCTTTGTTTTAAACGCCTCTACAGTAACCACAAATACTACTGGTTTTGATATAAGCCTAAATATATCTAATGTTGGCTTTGCTAGACCTTTTAAACAAAGAGATGTGTTTTTAATAATTAAAAATACAGCAACAAATGTTATCACAACGGAGGTCATTGACACAGATATTAGAACTTGGGAAAACACGGTTTCAATAACCCAAGATTTCAATTTAGACGCAGAAGGAACTTATCAATTGTACCTATGGATGCCTGATAACGCACCTGCACTTAAAAACAATCCCGATTATAGTATTCAATTCGCAAATAATAATACTTGGGAAACGGCTACAGGTTACAATACGTTATTACAAACAATAACGTTTCAAACACTTGGAGTGGACCAATTTTTAGATGATAATAAAACAGTAATATACCCAAACCCAGCTTCAAATTTTATTACAATTGCGCTTAATCATGATAAAGAACAAAACATTAAAATCTTTAATATACATGGTCAATTAGTTAAGGAAGCCTCAATTTATAACAATCACAAACTAAATATATCAGAATTAGCCAACGGGATGTATTTTATAACGTTACTAAACGATAAATCACCAACACTTAAATTTATAAAACATTAG
- a CDS encoding YiiX/YebB-like N1pC/P60 family cysteine hydrolase yields the protein MNPLFKQTLHLFILSLILVSCNSNQNSTNFQLKSGDLLFQNTGTSDIAKAIKDVTTTSFSKNYSHVGMAMQKDNQWFVVEAFPKKGVCQTPLKTFLNRNKNKFNKSQTTVARLDRYYQPYITKATTYGMERINTPYDEIFLWDDQSYYCSELVYKMFSSQDLPKDVIPFLTHPMTFNDSTGHPMPSWKTYYQARHQPIPEGVEGTNPNLMASSPHITFVHDYERE from the coding sequence ATGAATCCCCTCTTCAAACAAACCCTTCACCTTTTTATACTTTCACTTATTTTGGTAAGCTGTAATAGCAATCAAAACAGCACTAATTTTCAATTAAAATCAGGGGATTTACTATTTCAAAATACTGGAACAAGCGACATAGCTAAAGCCATTAAGGACGTGACGACTACTTCCTTTTCTAAAAACTATTCGCATGTTGGGATGGCCATGCAAAAAGATAACCAATGGTTTGTAGTGGAAGCTTTCCCCAAAAAAGGAGTTTGCCAAACACCTTTAAAAACGTTCTTGAATAGAAACAAAAACAAATTCAATAAATCTCAAACCACGGTAGCAAGATTAGATCGCTACTACCAACCTTATATCACTAAAGCCACAACCTACGGAATGGAAAGAATAAACACGCCTTACGATGAGATTTTTTTATGGGATGACCAGTCTTATTATTGCTCAGAATTAGTGTACAAAATGTTTTCTTCTCAAGATTTACCAAAAGATGTCATTCCTTTTTTAACTCACCCTATGACCTTTAACGACAGTACAGGACACCCAATGCCTAGTTGGAAAACATATTACCAAGCACGCCACCAACCCATTCCTGAAGGTGTTGAAGGCACAAATCCCAACTTGATGGCTAGCAGTCCTCATATCACATTTGTACATGATTATGAGCGCGAATAA
- a CDS encoding PsbP-related protein produces MKKQVLMSVILFFLIITGCKNKENYSENTKSTETKSSETSKTKFENNVLAFNYPKDWTITDSETIEKGIHYLAIEKEGLNSSGIMTIISFEDLIDLDDSIMMNIEELQNNSLIQNLNFDTIKDSQFNTITSRALHFDFSTIGIKQEGMIYAFSNTSNSVVILKQEALEDIKENSDGFNTIENSFKIK; encoded by the coding sequence ATGAAAAAACAAGTCCTAATGTCTGTTATTTTATTCTTTTTAATAATAACAGGCTGTAAAAACAAGGAAAACTATTCAGAAAACACTAAGAGTACTGAAACTAAGAGTTCTGAAACTTCTAAAACTAAATTCGAAAATAATGTACTCGCTTTCAACTACCCTAAAGATTGGACGATTACAGATAGTGAAACCATAGAGAAAGGTATTCATTATTTAGCAATTGAAAAAGAAGGATTAAATTCTAGTGGTATTATGACCATCATTTCATTTGAAGATCTAATTGATTTAGATGACTCTATCATGATGAATATTGAGGAACTACAAAATAATTCTCTTATTCAAAACTTAAATTTTGACACCATAAAAGATAGCCAATTTAATACTATTACCTCTCGAGCTTTACATTTTGACTTTAGTACAATAGGTATTAAACAAGAAGGCATGATATACGCCTTTAGCAATACGAGTAATTCTGTAGTCATACTTAAACAGGAAGCACTTGAAGATATAAAAGAAAACAGTGATGGTTTTAATACCATCGAAAACAGTTTTAAAATAAAGTAA
- a CDS encoding helix-turn-helix transcriptional regulator, whose product MKNSIKVERAKKNITQADLAKLAKVSRQTINAMELGKYVPSTVLALRLAQIFEVEISEIFTLEDSDWV is encoded by the coding sequence ATGAAGAATAGTATTAAAGTCGAAAGAGCAAAAAAGAATATTACTCAAGCTGATTTAGCTAAACTGGCAAAAGTTAGTAGGCAAACAATCAATGCTATGGAATTAGGGAAATATGTTCCGTCGACAGTTTTAGCTTTAAGATTAGCTCAAATTTTCGAAGTTGAAATTAGCGAAATCTTTACTTTGGAAGATTCAGATTGGGTTTAG
- a CDS encoding IS3 family transposase, whose amino-acid sequence MLKDEFYRDQTFDNVNHKKSAAKNAINLYNDVRLHLSLDYKTPNMVYKLSA is encoded by the coding sequence ATTTTAAAAGATGAATTTTATCGCGACCAAACCTTTGATAACGTGAACCACAAAAAGAGCGCTGCAAAAAATGCAATTAATTTATACAACGACGTAAGATTACATTTATCTTTAGATTATAAAACACCTAATATGGTATATAAATTATCAGCTTAA
- a CDS encoding acyl-CoA thioesterase, whose translation MDIEQKIKKSRTKIFKTVFPNTTNHYDTLFGGTAMQLMDETAFITATRFSRQQMVTVSSDKIDFKKPIPAGTIVELDGYVTHLGNTSLKVRVDIFVEEMYTDFREKAVSGEFTFVAIDENKKPVKIL comes from the coding sequence ATGGACATAGAGCAAAAAATAAAAAAGTCAAGGACGAAAATCTTTAAAACGGTTTTTCCTAATACAACTAATCATTACGACACCCTTTTCGGAGGAACAGCAATGCAATTAATGGACGAAACGGCTTTTATAACAGCAACAAGGTTTAGTCGACAACAAATGGTAACTGTTAGTAGTGATAAAATTGACTTTAAAAAGCCTATTCCAGCAGGAACCATAGTGGAACTTGATGGATATGTTACCCACTTAGGAAATACGAGTTTAAAAGTGAGAGTAGATATTTTCGTTGAGGAAATGTACACAGATTTCCGAGAAAAAGCAGTATCGGGAGAATTTACGTTTGTTGCGATTGACGAAAATAAGAAACCAGTAAAAATACTGTAG
- a CDS encoding PAS domain-containing protein yields the protein MKYDLAEMNSLDIYLSSLTNEEYDKIKHKIGTRKSKPMPLLSWDIYMDGYHKRMTEARKRIELEKVLSFAIQFNWQNDLEIAFSENDYEALIITDKNQKIIWVNDGFTSMTGYSKSFALNKTPRFLQGEKTSLRTKASIKSKIELDKPFKEVIINHRKDKSMYKCEVKIIPLYYKETTHFIALEKQVV from the coding sequence ATGAAATATGACCTTGCTGAAATGAACTCTTTGGACATTTATTTATCAAGTCTGACCAATGAGGAATACGACAAAATCAAACACAAAATTGGTACTCGAAAATCAAAACCGATGCCATTATTGAGTTGGGATATTTATATGGATGGTTATCATAAAAGAATGACTGAAGCCAGAAAGAGAATTGAATTGGAAAAAGTTCTTTCTTTTGCAATTCAATTTAATTGGCAAAATGACCTTGAAATTGCTTTTTCTGAAAATGATTACGAAGCCTTGATTATTACTGATAAAAACCAGAAAATAATTTGGGTAAATGATGGCTTCACTTCAATGACTGGTTATTCAAAATCATTTGCTTTAAACAAAACACCAAGATTTTTACAAGGCGAGAAAACTTCATTAAGAACCAAAGCAAGTATTAAGTCTAAAATTGAACTTGACAAACCGTTCAAGGAAGTAATAATCAATCACCGAAAAGACAAATCAATGTACAAATGTGAAGTAAAAATTATACCTCTTTACTACAAAGAAACAACGCATTTTATAGCATTAGAAAAACAAGTAGTTTAA
- a CDS encoding integrase core domain-containing protein — protein MFKYEFYHDQTFDNVRHAKSAAKNAINLYNEVRLHLSLDYKTPYMVYKLSA, from the coding sequence ATATTTAAATATGAATTTTATCACGACCAAACCTTTGATAACGTGAGACACGCAAAGAGCGCTGCAAAAAATGCAATTAATTTATACAACGAAGTAAGATTACATTTATCTTTAGATTATAAAACTCCTTATATGGTATATAAATTATCAGCTTAA